A genomic window from Salvia miltiorrhiza cultivar Shanhuang (shh) chromosome 5, IMPLAD_Smil_shh, whole genome shotgun sequence includes:
- the LOC131025417 gene encoding REF/SRPP-like protein At1g67360: MMTAEVEVERSDVQLKRLGFVRGLAINAAVLVTALYGYAKENSGPLKSTVGKVENAVTAVVGPVFERFKGVPGDFLVFLDRKVDEASLKFEECAPPTAKGVAIKAQAIAKEASRLLQELVEEAKAEGPIAAISHAGRISKDVAVSGLAVAWYKANQFPALHGVLEIAVPTATHWSEKYNSLVKDLAGKGYTVFCYAPLVPVEEMEKAYKQVEAAANKKTDASSSSASDSEKEE; encoded by the exons ATGATGACGGCCGAG GTTGAGGTGGAGAGGAGTGATGTACAGCTGAAGCGCCTCGGATTCGTTAGAGGTCTGGCGATCAACGCCGCCGTTTTGGTCACGGCTCTCTACGGCTACGCCAAGGAGAATTCCGGCCCGCTGAAATCCACCGTCGGGAAGGTCGAGAACGCCGTCACCGCCGTTGTCGGCCCCGTTTTCGAGAGGTTCAAAGGCGTTCCTGGTGATTTCCTCGTTTTTCTCGATAGAAAG GTAGATGAAGCAAGCTTGAAATTCGAAGAATGTGCTCCGCCCACTGCAAAGGGCGTGGCCATAAAGGCTCAGGCGATAGCAAAGGAAGCATCGCGACTATTGCAAGAGCTCGTTGAGGAAGCTAAAGCAGAGGGTCCGATTGCAGCCATTTCCCACGCTGGTAGAATCTCAAAGGATGTTGCAGTGAGCGGATTGGCCGTGGCGTGGTACAAGGCCAACCAGTTCCCGGCCTTGCACGGGGTGTTGGAGATAGCTGTTCCGACAGCCACACATTGGTCGGAGAAGTACAACAGTCTGGTTAAGGATCTGGCCGGGAAAGGGTACACCGTCTTCTGCTACGCCCCGTTGGTCCCCGTGGAGGAGATGGAGAAGGCGTATAAGCAGGTGGAGGCGGCAGCAAATAAGAAGACGGATGCGAGCAGCTCGAGCGCGAGTGACTCGGAGAAGGAGGAGTAG
- the LOC131026179 gene encoding uncharacterized protein LOC131026179 produces the protein MQVASSYRFDPPPQRPAKKRAVVRRDREGGAERLHRDYFAVEPVYGPQFFRRRFRMSRELFLRIVNALEVDPYFQQRPDAVGRVGFSPIQKCTAAIRQLAYGNSADCCDEYLRIGETTAMECLKKFCKAVVRIFGGTYLRRPTTADVQRITAMHEARHGFPGMLGSLDCMHWGWKNCPVAWHGAYTRGDQGEPTIILEAVASQDLWIWHAFFGVAGSNNDINVLHQSTLFNDVLAGHAAAVQFLANNSHHTRGYYLTDGIYPDCKLEGCTIACSPPRRFG, from the coding sequence ATGCAAGTAGCAAGTTCATATCGGTTCGATCCACCTCCACAACGCCCGGCGAAAAAGCGAGCAGTGGTTCGTCGTGACCGTGAAGGTGGAGCCGAGCGCCTCCATCGCGATTATTTCGCCGTCGAGCCTGTTTATGGGCCACAATTCTTTCGCCGTCGATTTCGCATGAGCCGGGAGTTGTTTCTACGCATTGTCAATGCGCTAGAAGTCGATCCTTACTTCCAACAACGTCCGGATGCTGTTGGCCGGGTGGGCTTCTCCCCGATCCAGAAGTGCACTGCCGCTATTCGACAATTGGCATACGGAAATTCTGCTGATTGTTGTGATGAATATCTCCGTATAGGAGAGACGACGGCGATGGAATGCTTGAAGAAATTCTGCAAGGCCGTCGTTCGTATCTTTGGCGGCACGTATTTGAGGCGGCCAACAACTGCCGATGTGCAACGCATCACTGCAATGCACGAAGCCCGCCATGGGTTCCCGGGAATGTTGGGGAGcctagactgcatgcattggggaTGGAAGAATTGCCCCGTTGCTTGGCACGGCGCCTACACTCGAGGGGATCAAGGCGAGCCAACAATTATATTAGAGGCCGTTGCTTCACAAGATTTATGGATCTGGCATGCATTCTTTGGAGTCGCTGGGtccaacaacgacatcaacgtgctcCACCAGTCCACGCTATTCAACGATGTTTTAGCGGGGCATGCAGCGGCTGTGCAATTCCTCGCCAACAATTCTCACCACACTCGAGGATACTACTTAACAGACGGCATCTATCCGGACTGCAAGCTTGAAGGATGCACGATTGCATGCTCGCCTCCGCGACGATTTGGTTGA
- the LOC131025415 gene encoding probable arabinosyltransferase ARAD1 has product MRKSINRTLICVSVCIPVLFGSMLLAGTLDYKSQLLSFLPQLNNATACAAAPLRVYMYDLPPRFNVGMMNPSFPNGTPVTAENIPAWGWNDGLRKQHSVEYWMMASLVHEAGNESEAVRASDPESADVFFVPFFSSLSFNIHVRNMKEPGTVDEQLQFEIVNILRASDYWKRSGGRDHVIPLHHPNALRHHRGSINSSIFIVADFGRIMDITRLAKDVVAPYPHMVESFVKDERDDAYESRPILVFFRGRTKRKDEGKVRAVLHKMLKGVKDVVYEEAYASEEGFKASADQMRLSKFCLHPAGDTPSSCRLFDAIVSHCIPVIVSDRIELPYEDEVDYKEFSIFFSVEEAQRPGYMVSELRGVPREKWVKMWARLKAISHHFEFQNPTKKEDAVNMIWRQVKRKLPFVKLAVHRSRRLKIPDWWRAL; this is encoded by the exons ATGCGAAAATCGATCAACAGAACTCTGATCTGCGTGTCGGTATGCATCCCGGTGCTCTTCGGCTCAATGCTCCTCGCCGGAACCCTAGATTACAAATCGCAATTGCTCTCCTTCCTCCCCCAGCTCAACAACGCCACCGCCTGCGCCGCGGCCCCCCTCCGCGTCTACATGTACGATCTGCCGCCGCGGTTCAACGTCGGGATGATGAACCCCTCCTTCCCCAACGGAACTCCGGTCACGGCAGAGAACATTCCGGCGTGGGGGTGGAACGACGGGCTCCGGAAACAGCACAGCGTGGAGTATTGGATGATGGCTTCGCTCGTGCACGAGGCGGGTAACGAGTCGGAGGCGGTTCGCGCCTCGGATCCGGAATCCGCCGACGTGTTTTTCGTTCCGTTTTTCTCGTCGCTCAGTTTCAATATTCATGTTCGGAACATGAAGGAGCCTGGTACTGTTGATGAGCAGCTGCAG TTTGAGATAGTAAACATTTTAAGAGCGTCGGATTATTGGAAGAGGTCGGGAGGGCGAGATCATGTGATTCCCCTGCATCATCCGAATGCTTTGAGGCACCATCGCGGCTCAATTAACTCATCAATATTCATCGTTGCTGATTTTGGGCGCATAATGGACATCACTAGGCTCGCGAAAGATGTTGTCGCCCCCTATCCACACATGGTGGAGTCATTTGTAAAGGATGAGCGTGATGATGCATATGAATCTCGTCCAATTCTTGTCTTCTTCCGTGGGAGGACTAAGAGGAAGGAT GAGGGAAAGGTGCGTGCTGTGCTGCACAAGATGTTGAAGGGAGTGAAAGATGTTGTATACGAAGAGGCGTATGCATCGGAAGAAGGCTTCAAAGCT TCTGCAGATCAAATGCGTCTGTCCAAGTTCTGTCTCCACCCGGCGGGGGACACGCCGTCGTCATGCCGCCTCTTCGATGCAATCGTGAGCCACTGCATTCCGGTGATAGTGAGCGACAGAATAGAGCTGCCGTATGAAGATGAAGTGGACTACAAGGAGttctccatcttcttctccGTGGAGGAGGCGCAGAGGCCGGGGTACATGGTGTCGGAGCTGAGAGGCGTTCCAAGGGAGAAATGGGTGAAAATGTGGGCGCGGCTgaaggccatttctcatcaCTTTGAATTCCAGAACCCTACCAAGAAAGAGGATGCGGTGAACATGATCTGGAGGCAGGTGAAGCGGAAGCTGCCTTTCGTTAAGCTTGCTGTTCATCGGAGTAGAAGGCTCAAGATCCCAGATTGGTGGAG AGCACTGTGA
- the LOC131025419 gene encoding F-box protein At1g67340-like yields MRTRRGLCYPRVMNRCVENSSGRVAKRRKLELAGDCRKILKTSPDYAGGCDFFDALPDDLVLSVLGKLSSTADCPADFVNVLTTCKRLNGLGLHSLVLSKASHKMLAVKASNWSDSAHRFLKLCADSGNIEACHTLGMIRFYCLQNRSSGASLMAKAAISSHAAALYSLAVIQFNGSGGSKNDKDLRAGVALCARAAFLGHVDALRELGHCLQDGYGVKQNIAEGRRFLVQANARELAVVLAANPSAVVPRSWLTCNHQRHVAGAGGGGCPLLSDFGCNVPAPEAHAANQFLSDWFSARAEVGPGPGLRLCSHSGCGRPETRRHEFRRCSVCGAVNYCSRACQALDWKLRHKAECTPVERWADADADEDGENDGNGDDAFDGNGIHEAMDES; encoded by the exons ATGAGAACGAGGAGAGGGCTGTGTTATCCGAGAGTGATGAATAGGTGCGTGGAGAATAGCAGCGGAAGAGTGGCGAAGAGAAGGAAGCTGGAGCTCGCCGGAGACTGCcggaaaattttgaaaacctcGCCGGATTACGCCGGAGGATGCGATTTCTTCGACGCTTTACCGGATGATCTCGTCCTTTCTGTTCTCGGCAAGCTCAGCTCCACCGCGGACTGCCCCGCCGATTTCGTAAACGTTTTGACAAC ATGCAAAAGACTGAACGGATTAGGCCTTCATTCTCTAGTATTATCCAAAGCCTCTCATAAAATGTTGGCCGTTAAAGCTAGCAACTGGTCCGACTCCGCTCACCGATTCCTCAAACTCTGCGCCGATTCCGGAAATATCGAAGCTTGCCACACTCTAGGCATG ATACGATTCTATTGCTTGCAAAATCGAAGCAGCGGCGCATCCTTAATGGCGAAGGCGGCGATTAGCTCTCACGCGGCGGCGCTCTACTCGCTCGCCGTGATCCAGTTCAACGGCAGCGGCGGCTCGAAGAACGACAAGGACCTCCGCGCGGGGGTCGCCCTGTGCGCACGCGCCGCCTTCCTCGGCCACGTCGACGCCCTCCGGGAGCTCGGCCACTGCCTGCAAGACGGCTACGGCGTGAAGCAAAACATCGCCGAGGGGCGGCGGTTCCTCGTGCAGGCCAACGCGCGCGAGCTCGCCGTCGTCCTGGCCGCGAATCCGTCGGCGGTGGTGCCGCGGTCGTGGCTGACGTGCAACCACCAGCGCCACGTGGCCGGCGCCGGCGGGGGCGGCTGCCCCTTGCTGAGCGATTTCGGGTGTAATGTGCCCGCCCCCGAGGCCCACGCGGCGAACCAGTTTTTATCGGACTGGTTCTCCGCCCGGGCTGAGGTGGGCCCGGGCCCGGGCCTGAGGCTGTGCTCTCATTCGGGCTGCGGCAGGCCCGAGACCAGGAGGCATGAGTTCCGTCGGTGCTCCGTGTGCGGAGCAGTGAATTATTGCTCCCGCGCTTGTCAGGCGCTGGATTGGAAGCTCCGGCATAAGGCGGAGTGCACCCCCGTCGAGAGGTGGGCCGACGCCGATGCCGATGAAGACGGAGAAAATGACGGTAACGGAGACGATGCTTTTGACGGCAATGGCATTCATGAAGCGATGGATGAAAGCTGA
- the LOC131025416 gene encoding uncharacterized protein LOC131025416 — protein MSEERINGGCIAARSFTHSSSFSKCTHSHSSIQDYAACGTPAAWRGKSMTCVCFKRKGSQARICLNLTPLQEERLKRLRHRTKVQFDASRLQHQEALRALWSATYPGEELESLISDKWKEMGWQGKDPSTDFRGAGFISLENLLFFAKTFSHSFQSLLRKQTGKRAMWEYPFAVAGVNITFMILQMLDLDATKPPSFMRAVFLQMLSENEWAFDLLYCVAFMVMDKLWLDKHATYMEFNDILRSTRSQLEKEFLMDDVLLIEDMPSYNLLR, from the exons ATGAGCGAAGAGAGAATCAATGGCGGCTGCATTGCAGCCCGCAGCTTCACGCATTCATCGTCTTTCTCTAAGTGCACGCATTCTCACTCTTCGATTCAAG ATTATGCAGCTTGTGGTACACCTGCAGCATGGAGAGGGAAAAGCATGACTTGTGTTTGCTTTAAGCGAAAGGGAAGCCAAGCCCGGATTTGCCTAAACTTGACACCCTTACAG GAAGAGAGGCTCAAAAGGTTGAGACACCGAACTAAAGTCCAGTTTGACGCTTCCAGATTACAACATCAG GAAGCTTTGAGGGCGTTATGGTCTGCTACGTACCCTGGTGAGGAGTTGGAGAGTTTGATATCTGATAAGTGGAAAGAAATGGGATGGCAGGGAAAGGATCCATCAACAGATTTCCG AGGAGCAGGTTTCATTTCATTGGAGAACTTGCTGTTTTTCGCCAAGACATTTTCG CATTCTTTTCAGAGTCTATTGAGGAAACAAACAGGGAAAAGGGCAATGTGGGAATATCCATTTGCTGTAGCTGGTGTAAACATTACATTCATGATCTTGCAAATGCTTGATCTAGATGCTA CAAAGCCACCAAGTTTCATGAGAGCCGTTTTTCTGCAAATGTTATCCG AGAACGAATGGGCTTTCGACCTCCTATACTGCGTGGCTTTCATGGTCATGGACAAGCTGTGGCTGGACAAACACGCGACCTACATGGAGTTCAAC GACATTCTAAGATCCACGAGGTCTCAGCTTGAGAAGGAATTTCTAATGGATGATGTGTTGCTCATTGAAGACATGCCTTCTTACAACCTCTTGCGTTGA